One window of Bacteroidota bacterium genomic DNA carries:
- a CDS encoding sulfite exporter TauE/SafE family protein produces MILVFGVLLVGILAGVMSGLFGIGGGIVMVPMLIAFLGMNMLNANAASLAAMLLPVGIFGVINYYKAGYIKVKDSLFISGGLLIGSYFGAELAVSVNISLLSKLYALFLMYVVCSYLNIPSRFMGKKSKSEIKESPDRSFWQFIALGLFAGIIAGMFGKGGGIVIVPVLTRFFRYDPKAAAATSLAALQLPVGLPSVIVYASNGHMNWLYAALMAGGILAGAFLGSKAAINLPSGLFKKIYAVFLIGMAFYMVYKYI; encoded by the coding sequence ATGATTTTAGTATTTGGGGTTTTGTTGGTTGGCATTTTGGCGGGAGTAATGTCAGGATTGTTTGGTATTGGGGGCGGAATAGTGATGGTTCCAATGTTGATTGCTTTTTTGGGGATGAATATGCTCAATGCCAATGCGGCATCGTTGGCAGCAATGCTTCTTCCGGTTGGGATTTTTGGCGTAATTAATTATTATAAAGCTGGTTATATTAAGGTTAAAGATTCTCTTTTCATTTCAGGGGGACTATTAATCGGTTCTTATTTTGGAGCAGAACTGGCTGTTTCAGTTAACATTAGTCTGCTGTCCAAACTTTATGCCTTGTTCCTGATGTATGTGGTTTGTAGCTATCTGAATATCCCTTCCCGTTTTATGGGTAAAAAGTCAAAATCTGAAATTAAAGAATCCCCTGACCGTTCCTTCTGGCAATTCATTGCCCTGGGACTTTTTGCCGGTATAATTGCGGGCATGTTTGGCAAAGGGGGAGGAATTGTAATCGTACCGGTTCTTACCCGTTTTTTTCGTTACGACCCCAAGGCTGCAGCTGCTACGTCGCTGGCGGCACTTCAATTGCCCGTCGGCCTGCCCAGTGTGATTGTTTATGCCAGTAACGGGCATATGAACTGGTTATATGCAGCTTTAATGGCTGGAGGCATTTTAGCCGGCGCTTTTTTGGGATCCAAAGCTGCTATAAACCTTCCCTCAGGTTTATTTAAGAAGATTTATGCTGTTTTCCTGATTGGAATGGCTTTTTATATGGTGTATAAATATATCTGA